A stretch of DNA from Bacillota bacterium:
CGTACCACCTGCCAGAGGGTGGGTCACGGAACAGGAAACCGTTGACGGGCCACAGATAAGGCTCTTTGCCGATGTACACGGGGTTACCCGGCTCGCGCTGGAAACTGTCCCAGGAGGGGTCTCCCAGAATAGGGTGATGCAACCACTGGTCACGGTGGCGTGATTTCGCCAGGTCCGATGTGGAGCGATTCATGGGCAGGTCGTGCCTCCAGCCATTGGTCGATAAACTTGCTTATCTGCCCATAGTAGTTCTCCGGCTGGTCTATCCGTGCCTGCACATGTCCGCTGCCGCTGGCAATCCACAGGGTACGGGGTTCGCCTGCTGCCTGATACAGGGCGTAGGCGTGTTCGACAGGTACCAGATGGTCGCGGTCACCGTGAATGAGCAGTATCGGACGCGGGGCAATCTTGCCGATTTCGCGCACCGGCTCGGCTTGCGCAAGGGAGGTTCGGGTAAGGAGCATTGCCAGGTATTTCACCGGTCGGCACAGCTTGCCCAGCACCCTGCCGAACCCCGCTTCCCACCATTTGTTGGCAGCGTCGGACAGCTTCGCGTACGCGCTATCGGTGACGACCGCACCCGCCCGTTCATCGCGGGCAGCAGCCATAATTGCCACTGCACCACCCATCGACGAGCCGAACAACAGGATGGGCAGGTCGAAGCGCGCCACAAAATCCAATGCGCCCAGAGCGTCCTGCACCTCCCGAATGCCGATGGTGGTGGTGCGTCCTCCGCTTTCGCCGTGTGCACGAAAGTCGAACAGCAGACAGCTGAACCCCATCTGGTGCAGTTCTATTGCCACACCCAGCACCTCACAGCGGTTTGCCACGTAGCCGTGACAGAGCACAGCGACCCCACGGGGATGCGATTGCGGCATCCACCAGCCCGACAGGGGTGTGCCGTCGCGCGAGGGAAAGAGTACCGGATCGAAGGGAACCTGCACGTCGAAGGGGGTCAGGAACAACGGTGCGCGTGGTGGGTGCGTTGTCGCGATGGCAAGGAGCACCCACCAGAATACGAGTAGCGCAGCTGCTGTGATGGCTACCCAGAGCATTTCCTATCCCGGCTTGCGATCACGCCCTCGCCGCCCCCAGTCGCCTTTGGGAGGCGGGAAGGACATACGCTCTTTCCACCACTGAGTCCACCGCTCGAACTGCTCTTTGTCCAGAATGCGTCGCAACTGCTTCTGATGGTCGTGGTGCATCTTGAGCAGTTCCGCCTGGGTCTGGTTAATGGTCTGGATGATGCGCTGAGCGGCGCGTTCGTCGAACTGATACTGTCCATATAGCTTGAGCAGCTGCATGCGCTGTTCGTGCAGCCGGGACAATAGTTGCCGCATCTTCTCTTCGAACTCGTTCATCAGGGCGGTGAGACGGGTGCGCTGCTGGGCGGTGAGGTTCAGGTAATTGAACATCGCTTCCCGATCAAAGGTCGGCGCGGGCGGTGGCTGCCCCCACATCCCTCGGGGAGGAGGCGGTGGAGGAGGTGCCCCCTGCGCCAACACACCCGCCGCTATCGTATCCGATAGCAGCCAGAACAAGGTCAAAACCCATACTCGCCACAGTGCCATATCTGTCCCTCCGATGCTTAGCGTGCCCACCCGCTGAGGATAATCTGAGTATTTTCATTCAGTGGGTCGTCCACCACTGACGATTGCGCGTAGGACACAGCCTGGGCGTAACCCGAGAGGGTTTCCTCCTCCTGCGATGGCGCCTGCAGGTTGGTCGGCATCCACGCCCACATGGCTAGAATAACCAGTGCGGCGGCAGCTGCCCAGCGTGTTTGGGCGAGCCATCGGCGGTTCCACCACAGCCACAGGCTGATACGCTCGGCAGCGCGTGTCGGTTCGTGCAGGCGGGCTTGCACGCGCTCCCACGCCCATGCAGGCAGCTGGGCTGGTTCATCGTGCAGCAGCTGGAGTAGAGCGCGTTCTTCCTCAAGCACGCTCCGGCATTCCGTGCACCGGCTGAGGTGTTGCTCGATCGCTTTTGTCAGACGAGGTGCACATTTGCCCCGAAGATACTCCGTTAGATTGACCTGAACCTTGTGACATCTCATGATAGGGCGCCTCAAAACCTTCTGAGATCAGGATATCTCGCAGCTTCCGCCGAGCGCGGAAAAGCCTCGATTTAGCCACGCTGCGTGGGATACCGGTGATGCGCTCGATCTCCTCCAGCGAGTGCTCTTGAAAATGGTAGAGCTCCACCAGCATCCGGTCGGTGGGGTGGAGCTGGGCGATGCTCTTTCGTAGCATCTCGCGCCGCTCGCGCCCCAGCGTTTCGCGCAGGGGGTCCACACCCGCGGGGTCTGCCTCTTGCCCCAGCGCGTCCAACGACTCGGCAGCAATGGGCTCCCGCACTTTGCGTCGGCGCAGGGCGTCGCGTGCCAGGTTCGCCGCGATGGTGTATATCCAGTTGCGCACCAGTCCTTTGTGCCCGAAATGTGCGGCGTGTTGCCACACCTTCAGGAACACTTCGGTCAGGAGCTCTTCAGCCTCACTGCGATTGCCCACTATGCGCTCGATGAAGCGCAATACGCCTCCACCGTGCCTCTCCATCAGCAACCGCAGAAAATCCGGTTCGCCTCTGGCACAGCCCTGCAGCCAGACCTCATCTTCCACATCTCGCTCGGAGAGATTTGCCACCGGTGTTCTCCCTCAGGTTTTCCCAATAATGAAAGACGCAATTCCAGCGTCATGGTTGCATGTGCTGGCTACAGAAGGTGCTCCACCAGGATTTTGACCCCGATGGCGATAAGCACCAGACCTCCGAACATCTCTGCCCTGTTTTCGCAATAACGACCGATGCGGTCGCCCGCAAACACGCCCAGAAACGACAGCGTGAACGTGATTGCGCCGATGAGTATCGCCGCGTGCAAAATGGGCACTCTCAGGAACGACAGTCCCAATCCCACTGCCAGCGCATCCACGCTGGTTGCGATCGCGAGTAATAGCAGGCGAGGCGGGTGTAGCGGGTCCATGCACCTCTCCACCTTTTCCTGATGCCGGGCTTCCCACAGCATACGTCCACCCACGATCGTCAGCAAGCCGAAAGCCACCCAGTGATCGAAGTGTGCGATGGCGTCGCCCATACCATAGCCTGCAGACCAGCCAACGATGGGCATGACCGCCTGCGCCAGTCCAAAAGCAGTTGCGATGCGCAGCGCGCAAGATATTGTCAATCCTTTGAGGTTCAACCCGCTGGAGATAGAGACGGCAACCGCATCCATCGCCAGCCCAACCGCAATGAAAAGAGTTGTCAGCATTTTCCGTTCATCCAGTGGTCAGCACGATCAGTCTGGAACGGTCACCGTGATGTTGTCTATCAGTCGCGCTACTCCCACGCGCGCCGCCAGAGAGATGACAACCTCGCCGCGCAGGTCGGTCAGAGGTTCCAGTGTTTCCGCATCCGCCACATCCACGTACTCGGTTGTGACCAGAGGTTCGGTGGCGATGACATGCTCCACCAGCGTCTGCACCTTCTTTGCATCACGTTCTCCGGCGAGGATAGCGTCGCGTCCTGCGCACAGGGCGCGGTACAGCACGGTTGCCGCCTCGCGCTCGTCGGGCTTCAGGTAGACGTTGCGTGAAGACATTGCCAGTCCATCGGGTTCGCGCACGGTCTCGCAGGGCACAATCTCTATGGGGA
This window harbors:
- a CDS encoding periplasmic heavy metal sensor, yielding MALWRVWVLTLFWLLSDTIAAGVLAQGAPPPPPPPRGMWGQPPPAPTFDREAMFNYLNLTAQQRTRLTALMNEFEEKMRQLLSRLHEQRMQLLKLYGQYQFDERAAQRIIQTINQTQAELLKMHHDHQKQLRRILDKEQFERWTQWWKERMSFPPPKGDWGRRGRDRKPG
- a CDS encoding manganese efflux pump MntP family protein — its product is MLTTLFIAVGLAMDAVAVSISSGLNLKGLTISCALRIATAFGLAQAVMPIVGWSAGYGMGDAIAHFDHWVAFGLLTIVGGRMLWEARHQEKVERCMDPLHPPRLLLLAIATSVDALAVGLGLSFLRVPILHAAILIGAITFTLSFLGVFAGDRIGRYCENRAEMFGGLVLIAIGVKILVEHLL
- a CDS encoding sigma-70 family RNA polymerase sigma factor, producing the protein MANLSERDVEDEVWLQGCARGEPDFLRLLMERHGGGVLRFIERIVGNRSEAEELLTEVFLKVWQHAAHFGHKGLVRNWIYTIAANLARDALRRRKVREPIAAESLDALGQEADPAGVDPLRETLGRERREMLRKSIAQLHPTDRMLVELYHFQEHSLEEIERITGIPRSVAKSRLFRARRKLRDILISEGFEAPYHEMSQGSGQSNGVSSGQMCTSSDKSDRATPQPVHGMPERA
- a CDS encoding alpha/beta hydrolase, coding for MLWVAITAAALLVFWWVLLAIATTHPPRAPLFLTPFDVQVPFDPVLFPSRDGTPLSGWWMPQSHPRGVAVLCHGYVANRCEVLGVAIELHQMGFSCLLFDFRAHGESGGRTTTIGIREVQDALGALDFVARFDLPILLFGSSMGGAVAIMAAARDERAGAVVTDSAYAKLSDAANKWWEAGFGRVLGKLCRPVKYLAMLLTRTSLAQAEPVREIGKIAPRPILLIHGDRDHLVPVEHAYALYQAAGEPRTLWIASGSGHVQARIDQPENYYGQISKFIDQWLEARPAHESLHIGPGEITPP